The proteins below come from a single Triticum aestivum cultivar Chinese Spring chromosome 5D, IWGSC CS RefSeq v2.1, whole genome shotgun sequence genomic window:
- the LOC123119032 gene encoding HIPL1 protein, with translation MPTTPTGRRPPPAAVLLRCCCCLILLMLLPACRAFPLCTDARAPLPLNGTLAFCGNAPGATCCDAADDKALRGQLQAANVSDAACAAVLKSLLCAKCNPYSAELFDAGPKIRTIPFLCSSASSATSAHQSKESTVQDYCKLVWDTCKDATIHNSPFQPPLQGGGRLPSSSSKLTDAWQSESDFCTSFGGAPSNRSVCFSGSTVSFNATQPSASPKGVCLERIDNGSYAYLNMVPHPDGSNRVFLGTQAGKIVLATVPDQGSGGTLQFSEAGLFVDLTDQVHFDSTFGLMGMAFHPDFATNGRFFASYNCDRTKSPSCSGRCSCNSDVGCDPSKLGTDNGAQPCQYQVVVSEYSAKGSSSNVSEVTSADPTEVKRIFTMGLPYTNNHGGQILFGPTDGYLYLMMGDGGQKGDPFNFAQNKKSLLGKIMRLDIDSTPGLGKVTNQSLWGNYSIPKDNPFSDDSGLAPEIWALGVRNPWRCSFDLDRPSYFYCADTGQDQYEEVDLISKAGNYGWRIYEGPLVYNPPWTPGGNTSLKSVNVIPPIMGYSHSDVNKNIGSASIMGGYVYRGSTDPCLYGRYLYADLYASAMWTGTETPEGSGNYTSSLISFSCSKNSPIPCDSAAGSPLPSLGYIYSFGEDNNKDIYVLASKGVYRVVRPSLCSYTCPTEKPETNNGKAPAGPSSNAPAAMGMGMKMGALLLSAATFLMR, from the exons ATGCCGACGACGCCGACGGGCCGCCggccgcctccggccgccgtcctCCTCCGTTGCTGCTGCTGCCTGATCTTGCTTATGCTCCTCCCGGCCTGCCGCGCCTTCCCGCTCTGCACCGACGCCA GGGCGCCGCTGCCGCTCAACGGGACGCTCGCCTTCTGCGGCAACGCCCCCGGCGCCACCTGCTGCGACGCCGCCGACGACAAGGCCCTGCGGGGCCAGCTCCAAGCCGCCAACGTCTCCGACGCCGCCTGCGCCGCCGTCCTCAAGTCCCTCCTCTGCGCG AAATGCAATCCGTATTCTGCTGAGCTGTTCGACGCCGGGCCAAAGATCCGGACGATTCCGTTCCTGTGCAGCTCTGCCTCCTCGGCGACCTCTGCTCATCAGTCCAAGGAATCAACAGTACAGGACTACTGCAAGCTAGTCTGGGACACCTGCAAGGACGCGACGATACACAACTCCCCTTTCCAGCCTCCCCTGCAAGGAGGTGGGAGACTGCCTAGCTCATCGTCGAAGCTCACCGATGCCTGGCAGTCCGAGAGCGACTTCTGCACGTCGTTTGGTGGCGCGCCCAGCAACCGATCCGTGTGCTTCAGCGGGAGCACAGTGTCATTCAACGCTACCCAGCCTTCGGCGTCTCCGAAAGGGGTATGCCTAGAGAGGATCGACAACGGGTCCTACGCCTACCTCAACATGGTTCCTCACCCTGATGGGTCTAACAGGGTCTTCCTGGGCACCCAAGCTGGGAAGATAGTGCTGGCAACCGTCCCGGATCAGGGCTCCGGCGGCACGCTGCAGTTCAGTGAGGCGGGCCTGTTTGTCGACCTGACTGACCAGGTGCATTTTGACTCGACGTTCGGGCTCATGGGCATGGCGTTTCACCCAGACTTTGCGACCAACGGGCGTTTCTTCGCATCCTACAACTGTGACAGGACAAAGTCACCCAGCTGTTCTGGTAGGTGTTCCTGCAATTCTGATGTGGGCTGTGATCCCTCGAAGCTTGGCACCGATAATGGCGCCCAACCATGCCAGTATCAAGTCGTTGTGTCAGAATATTCTGCTAAAGGCTCGTCGTCAAATGTTTCTGAG GTTACATCTGCCGATCCAACTGAAGTCAAAAGGATTTTTACTATGGGGTTGCCTTACACAAATAACCATGGAGGTCAGATACTTTTTGGGCCTACGGATGGATACCTCTATCTCATGATGGGTGACGGTGGACAGAAAGGAGATCCTTTTAATTTTGCGCAGAACAAAAAGTCGCTTCTGGGGAAAATTATGAGGCTTGACATCGACAGTACGCCGG GACTCGGTAAAGTCACTAACCAAAGCTTATGGGGTAACTATTCCATTCCAAAAGACAACCCGTTCTCCGACGATAGTGGCTTGGCACCAGAAATTTGGGCATTGGGCGTTAGAAACCCTTGGAGATGCAGCTTTGATCTTGACAGGCCTTCCTACTTCTACTGTGCAGATACCGGTCAG GACCAATACGAAGAGGTTGATTTGATCTCCAAGGCCGGAAACTATGGATGGCGTATATATGAGGGTCCATTGGTGTACAATCCACCGTGGACACCTGGAGGAAACACATCACTCAAGTCCGTAAATGTCATTCCTCCTATTATGGGATACAGCCATTCTGACGTCAATAAAAACATTGGATCTGCGTCGATCATGGGTGGTTATGTCTACCGAGGATCCACCGACCCCTGCCTGTATGGAAG GTACCTGTATGCTGACCTTTACGCATCAGCCATGTGGACTGGCACGGAGACCCCGGAGGGCAGTGGGAACTACACCTCCAGTCTGATCTCCTTCAGCTGCTCCAAGAACTCTCCCATCCCCTGTGACAGCGCCGCTGGGAGCCCTCTCCCGTCGCTCGGTTACATATATTCCTTCGGCGAGGATAACAACAAGGACATCTACGTCTTGGCAAGCAAAGGCGTGTACCGGGTTGTCCGGCCGAGCCTCTGCAGCTACACTTGCCCGACAGAGAAACCTGAGACGAACAATGGGAAGGCACCCGCGGGTCCTTCATCAAACGCGCCAGCAGCAATGGGAATGGGCATGAAAATGGGAGCTCTATTGCTGTCTGCCGCCACGTTTTTGATGAGATAG